TTCTAAAAAGAAACCTCAAAAACGAGGAAAACGAGTAGTCGCGAATATTTTCAAAACTATTTTCTTTGTGGGACTATTTTTCGCTTTCTTTGGTATTGCGGCTGGTGCAACCGTTTTTTACGATTACGCAAAAGATGCACCTAAACTGACCGACTCCAAGCTACGAGATCCACTTTCATCTAAATTACTTGATAAAGATGGAAAAGTTTTCGCAGAAGTTGGAACCGAACGGCGGGAATATATTGAATACAAAGATATACCGGAAACACTAAAAAATGCAATTCTAACAACAGAAGATGCGCGTTTTTACGAACACGATGGTATTGACCCAATTCGACTTGGCGGAGCAGTAGTTGCCAATTTGACAGATGGTTTTGGGGCTGAAGGAGCAAGTACCCTTTCCCAGCAAATTATCAAAATGTCTTACTTAGACTACACAAACAAAACGCTTGCAAGGAAAGCGCAAGAAGCATGGTTAGCACTTCAATTAGAAGAAAAGTATAGCAAAAATGACATCTTAGAAATTTATGTTAATAAAGTCTATATGTCTGACCGCGTTCACGGCATGCAAACCGCTGCCGAGCATTATTTCGGTAAAAATGTGAAAGACCTTACGTTAGCCGAAACAGCTCTACTTGCTGGTATGCCACAAAGCCCAAATAACTACAACCCTTACGAGCACCCAGAAGCAGCCAAAAAACGTCGTGATCAAGTTCTAACAAACATGTACACACACGATAAAATTACTAAAGAAGAAATGACTGCAGCTCAAAAATCACCTATCACAACTGGACTTCGCTCGAAAAAAGATCGTGAAGATAAAATTTACAAATACGATTCTTATGTAACACAAGTTTTAAGTGAAATTCCAAAAGAATATGATGTTTATCGTGATGGTTTGACTATCCATACCGCACTTGACCGTGATGCCCAAGAGTACACGGAGAAAATGCTTAATACGAACGAAATTGTTAACTTCACAGATGACGAAATGCAAGCCGGCATTGTCCTGCAAGATACAAAAACAGGACGTGTTCAAGCAATCGGTGGTGGACGTAATCAGAAAGTAACACGGGGTTATAACTATGCAACCCAAGTAAAACGTTCTGTTGGGTCAACTATGAAGCCAATTGCCGATTATGGCCCTGCTTTTGAATATTTAGATTGGTCAACTGCCCATATTTTAGAAGATGAGCCTTATACGTATACTGGCGGAACTCCTATTAATAACTGGGATTTCGGTTACAAAGGTCCAATTTCAGTGAGACAGGCACTTTATCAATCGCGTAATATTCCAGCCCTAAAAACACTTCAAGCTGTTGGTCTAGATAAATCCGAGCAATTTGTTAATAAACTTGGTATCACTTATGATAAAGGTCAAAACGTAGAATCCAATGCTATCGGAGCAAATAGTTCCAACCCTATGCAAATGGCTGGTGCCTATGCCGCATTCGGTAACAAAGGAATTTACAATAAACCGCACACTGTTACCAAAATTGTTTTATCGGATGGACAAACAGAAATTGACACAGAACCACAAAGTACGGTGGCAATGAAAGAATCCACTGCTTATATGGTTTCCGATGTCCTAAAAGATGTTCTATCTATCGGTACAGGTACATCAGCAGCCGTACCAGGCGTTCCTGCTGCTGGTAAAACAGGTACAACGAACATTCCACCTGAATTCACTTCGAAGTACTACTACCCTAGTGGTGCCGCTCGTGACTCATGGTTCGCTGGATATACAACCAATTATTCGATTGCTGTATGGACCGGCTATGATGACAAGAAAAAATATGTTTCTGCAAGTGAACAAAAAATTGCGCAACGGATGTTCAGCAAGTTAATGGCTCATGCTTCTGCTGGTAAAACTACTGCAGATTTCAAAATGCCTAGCAATGTCGTGTCCGTTCCAATTCTAAAAGGTAGTAACCCAATCGCACGCGCTGCTGCAGGCACTGCAAGCGATAAAGTAAGCTACGAATTATTCTTATCCGGAACCGCTCCAACCAAAACTGCTTCTACTCCAGAAGACGAGAAGAAAAAGGCAGAAGAGGAAGCGAAGAAAAAAGCGGAAGAAGAGAAGAAGAAAACAGAGGAAGAGAAGAAAAAAGAAGAAGAAGCTAAGAAGAAAGCAGAAGAGGAAGCGAAGAAAAAGGCTGAAGAAGAAGCCAAAAATCTTACTGCCCCTGCCGGCTTAAGAGCAAGTTATAATACAGGCTCTAAGCAAATCAATGTTTCTTGGTCTGCAGTAGACGGTGCCACCTATGAAGTTACAGTCAATGGTTCCACTACTACAGTATCTTCTACCTCTGTTTCAGTAAGTGGCGGTAATCCTGGAGACACTGTTTCCATTAATGTCGTCGCCGTTAAAGATGGTAAGCGAAGCCCAGCTTCCTCTACCACCGTTAAAATTCCAGATAGTTAATAAAAGAAGAGCGGAAGATGAATAAACATCTTCCGCTCTTCTTTATTATCTTTTCGCAATTAATTTACGTTGTTCTAACATTAATTCATTTAATTGCCGAAAACCTAAATACGTATTTCCTCGCTTTAACACATATTCTAACCGCTCGTCTAAATTGAGTGGTTTTGTTTCCAACGTTTTAATTTGGTCCATCAAATTATCTAACTGTACTGGCCGGTGATTACTCCAAAATAAAATAGATAAAAAAAT
The sequence above is drawn from the Listeria monocytogenes genome and encodes:
- a CDS encoding penicillin-binding protein 1A, with protein sequence MADKPQTRSQYRNKQSSGSKKKPQKRGKRVVANIFKTIFFVGLFFAFFGIAAGATVFYDYAKDAPKLTDSKLRDPLSSKLLDKDGKVFAEVGTERREYIEYKDIPETLKNAILTTEDARFYEHDGIDPIRLGGAVVANLTDGFGAEGASTLSQQIIKMSYLDYTNKTLARKAQEAWLALQLEEKYSKNDILEIYVNKVYMSDRVHGMQTAAEHYFGKNVKDLTLAETALLAGMPQSPNNYNPYEHPEAAKKRRDQVLTNMYTHDKITKEEMTAAQKSPITTGLRSKKDREDKIYKYDSYVTQVLSEIPKEYDVYRDGLTIHTALDRDAQEYTEKMLNTNEIVNFTDDEMQAGIVLQDTKTGRVQAIGGGRNQKVTRGYNYATQVKRSVGSTMKPIADYGPAFEYLDWSTAHILEDEPYTYTGGTPINNWDFGYKGPISVRQALYQSRNIPALKTLQAVGLDKSEQFVNKLGITYDKGQNVESNAIGANSSNPMQMAGAYAAFGNKGIYNKPHTVTKIVLSDGQTEIDTEPQSTVAMKESTAYMVSDVLKDVLSIGTGTSAAVPGVPAAGKTGTTNIPPEFTSKYYYPSGAARDSWFAGYTTNYSIAVWTGYDDKKKYVSASEQKIAQRMFSKLMAHASAGKTTADFKMPSNVVSVPILKGSNPIARAAAGTASDKVSYELFLSGTAPTKTASTPEDEKKKAEEEAKKKAEEEKKKTEEEKKKEEEAKKKAEEEAKKKAEEEAKNLTAPAGLRASYNTGSKQINVSWSAVDGATYEVTVNGSTTTVSSTSVSVSGGNPGDTVSINVVAVKDGKRSPASSTTVKIPDS